The genomic interval TGCTCGAGATGGATCGCGCCGCCCTGCATCTCGATCCGGCGCGGCGGCTGGCCACGCCGACCGTCTCCCGCTATCTGGGCCTGCTCGACCGGCGCGCGCGGCGGGAACCGCTGCAGTACCTGCTCGGCTGGGAGGATTTTCACGGGGTCCGGCTCGCGGTCACGCCCGACGTGCTGGTGCCGCGCCCGGAGACCGAAGGACTCGTGGCGTGGGCGATCGAGGTGCTCGGCGGACTCGTGCAGCCGGTCGCGGCGGACCTCGGCACGGGCAGCGGCGCCATCGCCTGCGCGCTCGCGCACGCGCTGCCGCGGGCCGAGGTGCTCGCGGTGGAGGTCTCGGCGGGCGCGCTCGCGGTGGCCTCGCGGAACGTGCGGCAGCTCGGCCTGTCCTCGCGGGTCCACCTGCTCGCCGGCGATCTCTTCGCGCCGCTCGGATCGATCGCGGCGAGCCTGGACCTGGTGGTCGCCAATCCGCCCTATCTGCCGAGCGCGGTGCTGCCGTCGCTGCCGCCCGAGGTCTCGCGCCACGAGCCGCGAGCCGCGCTCGACGGCGGACCCGACGGCCTGGCGATCATCCGCCGGATCGTTACCGGCGCCCCGCCGGTGCTGAAGCCGGGCGGCTGGCTGCTGATGGAGATCGGCGACGACCAGGCCGGGCCGGTCGCCTCGCTGATGGCCGCGGAGGGCTTCGCGGGGATCCGCGCGCGCCGCGATCTCAGCGGCGTCGAGCGTTACATCGGCGGACGCTGGGCGCCCGGCGCGCCCGTCCTCTCGACCTGCGCCTCCGGCGCGGCGAGGCGGGAGGGCTGCTGATGGCAACCCGGCTCGTCATCGACGGCGGCGCCCCGCTGCGGGGCGAGGTCGCGGTGAGCGCGGCCAAGAACGCGGCCCTGCCCGACCTCTGCGCCGCGCTGCTGACCGCCCAGCCGGTGGTGCTGGAGAACGTGCCCGCGCTGGCCGACGTGACCACCACGCGCTCGCTGCTGGAGGGGCTGGGCGGCGTGATCTCGACGGACGCCGACGGCGGCACGCGGGTGCAGGTGTCCGCGGTCACCAGCAACGAGGCGCCGTACGAGCTGGTGTCCACCATGCGCGCATCCGTCCTCGTGCTCGGTCCGTTGCTCGCGCGCACCGGGCTGGCCAAGGTGGCCCTGCCGGGCGGCTGCGCCATCGGGGTGCGGCCCATCGACCAGCACCTGAAGGGCTTTCAGAAGCTGGGCGCGGAGGTCTTCATCCGCAACGGCTACGTGGAGGCGCGGGCCAGCCGCCTCAAGGGCGCGCGCATCACCACGGACCTGGTCACGGTGACCGGGACCGAGAACCTCATGATGGCGGCGGCCCTCGCCGAGGGCACCACCGTCATCGAGAATGCGGCGCGCGAGCCCGAGGTGACCGACCTCGCGCGGCTGCTCTCCGCGATGGGCGCGCGCATCGACGGCGCGGGCACCGAGCGCATCGAGATCGAAGGCGTGACCGAGCTGGGGGGGGCCCGTCATCGGGTGATCCCGGACCGCATCGAAGCGGGAACGCTGCTGGTGGGCGCGGCCATCACCGGCGGCGACGTGACCATCACCGGGGCGGAGCCGCGGCACCTGTCGGCGGTGCTGTCCAAGCTCGAGGAGTGCGGCGCCGCGGTCACCGTCGCCGGCGACCGTATCCGCTGCCAGGGCCCGGCGCGGCCGCGCGCGGCCGACCTGATCACGAGCCCGTTCCCCGGCTTCCCCACCGACATGCAGGCGCAGTTCATGGCGATGCTGGGGCTGGCCGACGGGATCAGCAAGATCTCGGAGACGATCTTCGAGAACCGGTTCATGCACGCGGCCGAGCTGTGTCGCATGGGCGCGCGCATCGAGGCCGACGGGTCCACCGCGGTCGTCCGCGGGCAGCGGTACTACCACGGCGCGCCGGTGATGGCCACGGATCTGCGCGCGTCGGCCTCGCTGGTGCTGGCCGGGCTGGCCGCGCGCGGCCGGACCGAGGTCTCCCGCGTCTATCATCTGGACCGTGGCTACGAGCGGCTCGAGGTCAAGCTGCGCTCGCTCGGCGCGGCGATCGAGCGAGTGCGCTGATGCTCACCCTCGCGCTGCCCAAGGGCCGTCTGCTCGATCCCGCGCTCGCGCGGCTGGCCGGCATGGGCATTCGCGGCATCGAGCCCGCCTCACGGCGCCTCCTGCTCACCGACGAGCAGGCGGGCCTGCGCTTCATCCTGCTCAAGCCGGCCGACATCCCGACCTACGTGGAGTACGGGGCCGCCGACCTCGGCATCGTGGGCAAGGACATCCTGCTCGAGCAGCAGCCGGACGTCTACGAGCCGGTCGATCTGGGCTTCGGGTTCTGCCGTCTGGTGGTGGCCGAGCCGCGCGAGCTGTGGGAGCGGGACGATCCGGCGCGCTGGTCCTGGGTGCGGGTGGCCACCAAGTATCCGCGGCTCACCGAGAGCTATTTCTCCGAGCGCGGGATCCAGGTCGAGATGGTCAGGCTCGACGGCTCCATCGAGCTGGCCCCGCTGGTCGGGCTGGCCGAGCGCATCGTGGACCTGGTGCAGTCGGGCGAGACCCTGCGGGCCAACGGGCTGGTGGAGGTGGCCGAGATCCTGACCTCGACCGCGCGGCTCATCGTCAATCGCGCGTCGCTCAAGACCGCCCATTCCCACGTCAGCCAGCTCATCACCGCCATGCGGCAGGCGGTATCGGGCCGGGCGGAGCGGACGCGAGAATGATTCGCCGGCTCGAGACCGCGACCGAGGGCGTGGCCGGCATCGTCCGCGCGCTGGAGCGTCCGCCCGGCGCGGTGGATCCGGAGATCGCCACCCGCGTGGCCGGGATCGTGGGCGCGGTCCGCGATCGAGGCGACGCCGCGCTCCTCGAGCTGACCGAGCGGTTCGACCGGGTGGCGTTGAGCGCGACCGACCTGCCGGTGCGGGCCGAGGAGTTCGCGGCGGCCGAGCGGGCGGTCGGCCCCGACACCCTGCGATCCCTGCGCTACGCGGCCGACCGCATCGAGCGCTTCCACCGCGAGTGCGCGCCCCGCTCGTGGCGCATGAAGGATGACAACGGCTCGCGGCTCGGCCAGGAGGTGCGCCCGCTCGATCGCGTGGCGGTCTACGTCCCGGGCGGGCGCGCCGCCTATCCGTCCACGGTGCTGATGACGGGGGTGCCGGCGCGGGTGGCCGGGGTGCGCGAGATCGTGCTGGTCTCGCCGCCGGGCCGGGACGGCTCGCTGAACCCGGCGGTGCTGGCCGCAGCCCGCATCGCGGGCGTGACCGAGGCCTACCGGGTTGGCGGCGCGCAGGCGGTCGCCGCGCTGGCCTACGGGACCGAGACCATCCGGCGGGTGGACAAGATCGTGGGGCCCGGCAACATCTACGTGACCCTCGCCAAGGCGCACGTCTTCGGCAGCGTCGGCATCGACATGCTGGCCGGGCCCAGCGAGGTGCTGGTCGTCGCCGACGACACCGCCGACGCCGACTTCGTGGCCGCCGACCTGCTGGCCCAGGCCGAGCACGATCCGATCGCCCGCGCGGTGCTGCTCACCCCGTCGCGAGCGCTGCGGGACCGGGTGGCGTCCGCGCTCTCGCGCCGGCTGGACGCGCTGCCCCGGCGCGAGATCGCGGGGGCCGCGCTCGGCAGCCACGGCGCGCTCGTGCTGACCGCGAGCCTCGAGGAGGCAGTGGACGTGGCCAACCGCCTCGCCCCCGAGCACCTGGAGCTGCAGGTGCGCGATCCCGAGGGGCTGCTCGAGCGCGTCCGGCACGCGGGCGCCGTCTTCCTGGGGCGCCACACCCCCGAGGTGGTGGGCGACTACGTGGCCGGGCCGAACCACGTGCTGCCCACCGGAGGCACCGCGCGCTTCTCGTCGGCGCTGTCCACCGAGGACTTCGTGACCCGGCTGAGCGTGATCGAGTATTCACGGGAAGGGCTGGCGGAGGCGGGGCCGCACGTGGCCGAGCTGTCCCGCGTGGAGGGCCTGGACGGACACGGGGCGGCGGCGGCGGTGCGCATCGCCCGCCCGGGAGACGATCGATGAGCGCGGAGCGGGGAACGGAGCCGGCGACGCCGCGGCAGAGCCGGATCGAGCGCAACACCAGGGAGACGCAGATCGTGCTGACGCTCAACCTGGACGGCACTGGCGCGTCCAAGGTCGAGACGGGCATCCCATTCTTCAACCACATGCTGGAGGCCTGGTCCAGACACGCGCTGATGGATCTGCACGTCGACGCCAAGGGCGACCTCGACGTGGACCTCCACCACACGGTGGAGGACGTGGGTATCTGCCTGGGCCGAGCCCTGCGCGAGGCGGTGGGCGACAAGAAGGGCATCGTCCGCTACGGGGCCTCGTTCCTGCCCATGGACGAAGCACTGCTGCACGCCGCGGTGGACATCTCGGGCCGGCCGTACCTCGTCTTCAACGTGCCGCTGCAGCGGACGCGGATCGCGAACTTCGATCTCGATCTGCTGAAGGATTTCTTCCGCGCGCTCGCGGTCAACGCGGAGATCACCCTGCACCTGAACATGCACTACGGCGAGAACCTGCACCACATCGCGGAGGCCACCTTCAAGGCGGCCGGCCGCGCCCTCGCCGAGGCCACCCGCCTGAATCCGCGAATCGCGGGCGTTCTCTCCACGAAGGGCAGCCTGTGAGTGGAGCGGCAACCGCATGATCGCCGTCGTCGACTACGGGCGCGGCAATCTCGGCAGCGTGGAGAAGGCGTTCACCCGCGTCGGAATGCCGGCGGTGGTGACCCAGGACCCCGCGGTGGTGGACCGGGCCGAGGCGGTCGTCCTGCCCGGCGACGGCGCCTTCCACGACGCGATGGGCAATCTGCAGGCGCTCGGCCTGATCGCGTCGCTGCGCGCCTGCTTCGACAGCGCCCGGCCGTTCCTCGGCATCTGTCTCGGCTACCAGCTGCTGTTCACCGAGAGCGAGGAGTTCGGGCAGGGCAAGGGGCTCGACGTGATCCCGGGGGCGGTGCGACGGTTCCCCGGCACTCTCAAGGTGCCGCACATGGGCTGGAACCAGGTCGAGCACCGCGGCGACCTCCGGCTCTTCGATGGCATTCCGAGCGGGGCGCACTTCTACTTCGTGCACTCCTACTATCCGGAGACCGCCGACGACTCGCTGCGAGTGGCGTCGTGCACCTACGGGCTCACGTTCCCGGCCGCGGTCGGCCGCGGGCCGCTCTTCGCCACCCAGTTCCACCCGGAGAAGAGCCAGCGCTGGGGCATCCGGCTGCTCGAGAACTTCGCCGCGTTCGTGCGTGAGCGCCGCTGACCATCGTCGCGGGCCATGTTCGAGATCGTGCCGGCGGTCGATCTGAAGGCGGGGCGCTGCGTGAGGCTCATGCAGGGGCGCGCCGACGCCGAGACCGTCTTCTCCGACGATCCGGTGGCGATGGCCCGGCGCTGGGAGGCTTCGGGCGCCCGCCGGCTCCACGTGGTGGATCTCGACGGCGCCTTCGCGGGCGGGCCGGCCCAGACCGACCTGGTCCGCGCGATGATTCGCGCGGTGTCGATCCCGGTCGAGGTGGGCGGCGGCCTCCGCGAGCTGGCGCACGTCGAGGCGCTGCTGGAGGCGGGCGCCCGCTGGGCCATCGTGGGCACGCGCGCGGCGCTGGACCCCGGCTTTCTCGGCGAGGTGTGCGAGCGATTCGGCGAGCGGCTCATGATCGGCATCGACGCTTCCGAGGGCCGGGTGGCGGTGGACGGCTGGACCCGCGTGCTCGATCTCGACGCGATGGCCCTGGCCCGCGACGCGGCCGCGGCCGGCGCGGCCGGCATCATCTATACCGACATCGCGCGCGACGGTACGCAGGGCGGGCCCAATCTCTGGAGCACCGAGGCGGTGGCTCGGGCCGCCGGCATCCCGGTGCTCGCCTCCGGCGGCGTCGGATCGCTCGACGACATCCGCCGGCTCGCCACCGTCCCCGGCCTGGCCGGCGTGATCGTGGGCCGCGCGCTCTACAGCGGAGCGGTGGACCTGGCCGCCGCGGTCGCCGAGATCCGGTAGCCGTCATGCTCTGCAAGCGGCTCATTCCCTGCCTCGACGTGAAGGACGGCCGGGTGGTGAAGGGCGTGCAGTTCGTGGCGCTGCGCGACGCGGGCGATCCGGTCGCGGCGGCGCTGGCCTACGACGCGCAGGGCGCCGACGAGCTGGTGTTCCTCGACATCACCGCGTCGCACGAGGGCCGCGCCACCATGCTCGACGTGGTGCGTCGCACCGCGGAGGGCATCTACATGCCGCTCACGGTGGGCGGCGGGATCCGCTCGCTCGACGACATCCGCACCCTCCTGCGCGCCGGCGCCGACAAGGTGTCGCTGAACACCGCCGCGGTGGAGCGCCCGACCCTGGTCTCGGAAGCGGCCCGCGCGTTCGGCAGCCAGTGCATCGTGGTCGCCATCGACGCCAAATCCCGCGGGGCCGGCGCCTGGGAGGTCTACACTCACGGGGGCCGCCGACCGACCGGGCGGGACGCGGTGGCGTGGGCCCGAGAGGTCGAGCGTCTGGGCGCGGGGGAGATCCTGCTCACCAGCATGGACCGCGACGGTACCGGCGACGGCTACGATCTGGCCCTGACCCGCGCGGTGTCGGACGCGGTGTCGGTGCCGGTCATCGCCTCGGGGGGCGTCGGGCGGCTCGAGCATCTGCGCGAGGGCGCCGTCGAGGGCCGCGCCGACGCGGTCCTGGTGGCCTCGCTGTTCCACTTCGGCCAGCACACGGTCCCTGAGGCCAAGCGCTACCTGGCCGAGCGGGGCGTGCCGGTGAGGATCGGGCCGTGAGCGTGCTCGACGAGCTTCGCTGGGACGCGCAGGGGCTGATCCCGACGGTGGTGCAGGACACCGAGACCGGCCAGGTGCTCATGGTGGCGTGGATGAATCGTGAGTCGCTCGACGCCACGCGGCGGACCGGCGCGACCCACTTCTGGTCCCGCTCGCGCCAGAGCCTCTGGCGCAAGGGCGAGACGTCCGGCCACACGCAGCACGTCGATGGCATCTACGCGGACTGCGATCGCGACACGCTGCTGGTGCAGGTGCACCAGGACGGTGTGGCCTGCCATACCGGAGCGCGCAGCTGCTTCTTCACCCGCCTCGACGAAGGCGAGGCCGCGCCGGTCTCGACGGAAGGCGCGGGACCGGCCGTGCTGGAGGTGGTCGAGCGCGTGCTCGAGTCCCGCAAGGTCGCCCCGCCGCCCGGA from Candidatus Methylomirabilota bacterium carries:
- the hisIE gene encoding bifunctional phosphoribosyl-AMP cyclohydrolase/phosphoribosyl-ATP diphosphatase HisIE, whose amino-acid sequence is MSVLDELRWDAQGLIPTVVQDTETGQVLMVAWMNRESLDATRRTGATHFWSRSRQSLWRKGETSGHTQHVDGIYADCDRDTLLVQVHQDGVACHTGARSCFFTRLDEGEAAPVSTEGAGPAVLEVVERVLESRKVAPPPGSYVAALLGKGEPQICRKIGEEATEVVTAALGGEGDERVVSEIADLWFHTMVLLTARGIPLRRVFRELARRHAGSK
- the hisF gene encoding imidazole glycerol phosphate synthase subunit HisF, whose translation is MLCKRLIPCLDVKDGRVVKGVQFVALRDAGDPVAAALAYDAQGADELVFLDITASHEGRATMLDVVRRTAEGIYMPLTVGGGIRSLDDIRTLLRAGADKVSLNTAAVERPTLVSEAARAFGSQCIVVAIDAKSRGAGAWEVYTHGGRRPTGRDAVAWAREVERLGAGEILLTSMDRDGTGDGYDLALTRAVSDAVSVPVIASGGVGRLEHLREGAVEGRADAVLVASLFHFGQHTVPEAKRYLAERGVPVRIGP
- the hisD gene encoding histidinol dehydrogenase; this translates as MIRRLETATEGVAGIVRALERPPGAVDPEIATRVAGIVGAVRDRGDAALLELTERFDRVALSATDLPVRAEEFAAAERAVGPDTLRSLRYAADRIERFHRECAPRSWRMKDDNGSRLGQEVRPLDRVAVYVPGGRAAYPSTVLMTGVPARVAGVREIVLVSPPGRDGSLNPAVLAAARIAGVTEAYRVGGAQAVAALAYGTETIRRVDKIVGPGNIYVTLAKAHVFGSVGIDMLAGPSEVLVVADDTADADFVAADLLAQAEHDPIARAVLLTPSRALRDRVASALSRRLDALPRREIAGAALGSHGALVLTASLEEAVDVANRLAPEHLELQVRDPEGLLERVRHAGAVFLGRHTPEVVGDYVAGPNHVLPTGGTARFSSALSTEDFVTRLSVIEYSREGLAEAGPHVAELSRVEGLDGHGAAAAVRIARPGDDR
- the prmC gene encoding peptide chain release factor N(5)-glutamine methyltransferase: MIDLATERSVTALLRRGTAILEASGLETARAEAEWLLAALLEMDRAALHLDPARRLATPTVSRYLGLLDRRARREPLQYLLGWEDFHGVRLAVTPDVLVPRPETEGLVAWAIEVLGGLVQPVAADLGTGSGAIACALAHALPRAEVLAVEVSAGALAVASRNVRQLGLSSRVHLLAGDLFAPLGSIAASLDLVVANPPYLPSAVLPSLPPEVSRHEPRAALDGGPDGLAIIRRIVTGAPPVLKPGGWLLMEIGDDQAGPVASLMAAEGFAGIRARRDLSGVERYIGGRWAPGAPVLSTCASGAARREGC
- the hisG gene encoding ATP phosphoribosyltransferase, with the protein product MLTLALPKGRLLDPALARLAGMGIRGIEPASRRLLLTDEQAGLRFILLKPADIPTYVEYGAADLGIVGKDILLEQQPDVYEPVDLGFGFCRLVVAEPRELWERDDPARWSWVRVATKYPRLTESYFSERGIQVEMVRLDGSIELAPLVGLAERIVDLVQSGETLRANGLVEVAEILTSTARLIVNRASLKTAHSHVSQLITAMRQAVSGRAERTRE
- the hisA gene encoding 1-(5-phosphoribosyl)-5-[(5-phosphoribosylamino)methylideneamino]imidazole-4-carboxamide isomerase produces the protein MFEIVPAVDLKAGRCVRLMQGRADAETVFSDDPVAMARRWEASGARRLHVVDLDGAFAGGPAQTDLVRAMIRAVSIPVEVGGGLRELAHVEALLEAGARWAIVGTRAALDPGFLGEVCERFGERLMIGIDASEGRVAVDGWTRVLDLDAMALARDAAAAGAAGIIYTDIARDGTQGGPNLWSTEAVARAAGIPVLASGGVGSLDDIRRLATVPGLAGVIVGRALYSGAVDLAAAVAEIR
- the hisH gene encoding imidazole glycerol phosphate synthase subunit HisH, which produces MIAVVDYGRGNLGSVEKAFTRVGMPAVVTQDPAVVDRAEAVVLPGDGAFHDAMGNLQALGLIASLRACFDSARPFLGICLGYQLLFTESEEFGQGKGLDVIPGAVRRFPGTLKVPHMGWNQVEHRGDLRLFDGIPSGAHFYFVHSYYPETADDSLRVASCTYGLTFPAAVGRGPLFATQFHPEKSQRWGIRLLENFAAFVRERR
- the hisB gene encoding imidazoleglycerol-phosphate dehydratase HisB, producing the protein MSAERGTEPATPRQSRIERNTRETQIVLTLNLDGTGASKVETGIPFFNHMLEAWSRHALMDLHVDAKGDLDVDLHHTVEDVGICLGRALREAVGDKKGIVRYGASFLPMDEALLHAAVDISGRPYLVFNVPLQRTRIANFDLDLLKDFFRALAVNAEITLHLNMHYGENLHHIAEATFKAAGRALAEATRLNPRIAGVLSTKGSL
- the murA gene encoding UDP-N-acetylglucosamine 1-carboxyvinyltransferase — encoded protein: MATRLVIDGGAPLRGEVAVSAAKNAALPDLCAALLTAQPVVLENVPALADVTTTRSLLEGLGGVISTDADGGTRVQVSAVTSNEAPYELVSTMRASVLVLGPLLARTGLAKVALPGGCAIGVRPIDQHLKGFQKLGAEVFIRNGYVEARASRLKGARITTDLVTVTGTENLMMAAALAEGTTVIENAAREPEVTDLARLLSAMGARIDGAGTERIEIEGVTELGGARHRVIPDRIEAGTLLVGAAITGGDVTITGAEPRHLSAVLSKLEECGAAVTVAGDRIRCQGPARPRAADLITSPFPGFPTDMQAQFMAMLGLADGISKISETIFENRFMHAAELCRMGARIEADGSTAVVRGQRYYHGAPVMATDLRASASLVLAGLAARGRTEVSRVYHLDRGYERLEVKLRSLGAAIERVR